One part of the Musa acuminata AAA Group cultivar baxijiao chromosome BXJ1-5, Cavendish_Baxijiao_AAA, whole genome shotgun sequence genome encodes these proteins:
- the LOC135675116 gene encoding putative cell wall protein yields MASFSSCSSLPLVILFLGLLSFAQVTLAGRSVPANSDKKETECVGQEGTVLIPGVGRYKIGSHEMPALRGLDHSGPAAAHGQYLPGNDDTFVPNPGFEVPNPFRVVIP; encoded by the coding sequence ATGGCGAGCTTCTCGAGCTGCTCTTCTCTCCCCCTAGTCATCCTCTTCCTGGGCTTGTTGTCCTTCGCCCAAGTCACCCTCGCCGGACGTAGCGTCCCCGCGAACTCAGACAAGAAGGAGACGGAGTGCGTCGGCCAAGAAGGCACGGTGCTGATCCCCGGCGTCGGGCGGTACAAGATCGGCAGCCATGAGATGCCTGCGCTTCGTGGTTTGGACCACAGTGGCCCGGCGGCTGCTCATGGTCAGTATCTTCCTGGGAACGACGACACCTTCGTTCCCAACCCCGGGTTTGAAGTCCCCAATCCGTTCCGCGTAGTGATTCCGTGA